One genomic segment of Clavelina lepadiformis chromosome 3, kaClaLepa1.1, whole genome shotgun sequence includes these proteins:
- the LOC143448945 gene encoding polypyrimidine tract-binding protein 1-like, which translates to MDSVGSISGSKRINEDISHFVGSLNNGAKKIKTERGCNELISKVVHIRSLPNDVTENEVIQVGLNYGKVTNLLMLKGKNQAFLEMENEDVARQMVDDCTVTPPTIRQRVTYVQYSNHKELKTDNSPNQMKAMAVLQAMQQTEGGTNHVLRVVVENMLYPITLDVLHTIFSKFGVVLKTITFNKNNQFQALIQLGDAVQSQTAKLSLDGQNIYNGCCTLRIEYSKLSSLNVKYNNDKSRDYTRTDLPTGESSLLSTPSSLQSLLSGGGGNSLMSTPFSSQAATIAAALQQSQLQMSAGRQNVLKNTSVAAQLAAIVGPQNNNSVLHVSNLDEEGITPQILFTLFGVYGDVIRVKILFQKKSNALVQMSDDQQAQVAMKYLHGVKLLGRSLQVVLSKHSQVQLPKEGQDAANLTQDFSNSSLHRFKKPGSKNFQNIFPPSDVLHLSNIPPETTEDDLVEHFNIYGTVKAFKFFQKDRRMALIQMSGLDEAVKCLVMLHNLKLSDTNHLRVSFSKGHI; encoded by the coding sequence tgttgGATCTTTGAATAACGGTGCTAAGAAAATCAAAACAGAGAGAGGTTGCAACGAATTGATCTCAAAAGTTGTTCATATTCGAAGCTTGCCTAACGACGTCACTGAAAACGAAGTGATTCAAGTAGGACTGAATTACGGAAAAGTAACTAACCTGCTCATGCTGAAAGGCAAAAATCAAGCATTCTTGGAAATGGAAAATGAGGACGTCGCCAGGCAAATGGTTGATGACTGCACAGTTACTCCTCCCACTATTCGGCAGCGCGTCACCTACGTACAATATTCTAACCACAAGGAGCTTAAAACTGATAATTCTCCCAATCAAATGAAAGCCATGGCGGTTTTGCAAGCAATGCAGCAGACAGAAGGTGGAACCAATCATGTGCTGCGCGTTGTCGTGGAGAACATGCTCTATCCAATCACGCTTGATGTACTGCacacaatattttcaaaatttggagTTGTTTTAAAGACAATcacatttaataaaaacaatcagTTTCAAGCTTTAATTCAGTTGGGTGATGCTGTTCAATCACAGACTGCTAAATTGTCACTTGATGGgcaaaacatttacaatggATGTTGCACACTTCGTATCGAGTACAGCAAGCTGTCTTCTCTCAACGTCAAGTACAACAATGACAAAAGTAGAGATTACACAAGAACGGATTTACCTACTGGAGAGAGCTCTCTCCTCAGCACACCTAGCTCTCTTCAGTCTCTTCTGTCTGGAGGCGGTGGCAACTCACTCATGTCAACTCCGTTTAGTTCACAAGCCGCCACGATCGCTGCCGCTCTTCAGCAGTCTCAACTGCAGATGTCTGCCGGCCGACAAAATGTGCTGAAAAATACTTCAGTTGCTGCTCAGTTGGCCGCTATTGTGGGACCGCAGAACAACAATTCTGTGCTGCATGTTTCCAACTTGGATGAGGAAGGTATAACTCCTCAAATTCTTTTTACACTCTTTGGAGTTTATGGTGATGTGATTCGAGTGAAAATCCTTTTCCAGAAGAAAAGCAATGCTCTGGTCCAAATGTCTGATGACCAACAAGCCCAGGTTGCCATGAAATACCTGCACGGAGTGAAACTCTTGGGACGGTCATTGCAGGTTGTTTTGTCAAAGCACAGTCAAGTCCAACTTCCCAAGGAGGGCCAGGACGCCGCCAATCTGACGCAGGATTTCTCAAACTCCTCTCTGCATCGCTTCAAAAAGCCAGGATCGAAGAACTTTCAGAACATTTTTCCTCCGTCTGATGTCTTGCATTTATCCAATATCCCACCAGAAACTACTGAAGATGATTTAGTTGAACACTTTAATATCTATGGTACGGTAAAAGCATTCAAGTTTTTCCAGAAAGATCGCCGCATGGCTTTGATACAGATGAGCGGCTTAGATGAAGCGGTCAAGTGTTTAGTAATGTTGCATAACCTGAAGCTTTCTGACACCAATCACCTACGTGTGTCGTTCTCAAAGGGACATATTTGA